A stretch of DNA from Veillonellales bacterium:
GCTTCCAGCTGTCCTTTGTCAATTGCCTGGATACCGGCACGGATAATTTCAGTAATATATGCACCGGTATTGACTGCAAGCCCAATTACACCGGCCGTCATACTTGACAGTTTTATCCCAAGCTGAGGCAGGCCAAAATACAAGATAAACAATTGAACCATCACCGGCGTGCCGCGAATGATCCATACATATAAAAAGGCTATACTTGAAAGAAAACGATTGCTGGAGATTCGGCAGAGCGCCCCGCATATGCCGAAGGCCATCCCTAACAACAAAGCATACAAAGAAATTTCCAGTGTAACCCAGCAACCTTCAATTAAAAAAGGAAGCTTGTTTAGTATAATGGAATAATCTAAGTTC
This window harbors:
- a CDS encoding amino acid ABC transporter permease, with translation MNLDYSIILNKLPFLIEGCWVTLEISLYALLLGMAFGICGALCRISSNRFLSSIAFLYVWIIRGTPVMVQLFILYFGLPQLGIKLSSMTAGVIGLAVNTGAYITEIIRAGIQAIDKGQLEAALSLGMKRRQAMVRIIGPQAIKICIPPLVNQFIMTLKNSSIASLVTITELFRTGEQLIYTTFRSFEVYTVIAVLYLIMNSVFMVIADKLEKRME